A single region of the Salvia miltiorrhiza cultivar Shanhuang (shh) chromosome 8, IMPLAD_Smil_shh, whole genome shotgun sequence genome encodes:
- the LOC130999310 gene encoding putative late blight resistance protein homolog R1A-10 produces MAYNLQSLITILEGILDPEQTRWNLGREKPQLQSLLEKASYLQQQILEKTPLLSKIPSLECQIRDVANEAEDIVESHMVRRIFSMHESYMLEQLFSMPEEEEEEDTTPDVLLVTQKLDSVIEQVVKLVEVETNKKPTGSSVSGASFSSVVVGVDEDLMQLKDRLIGMQSKLEILPIVGMGGIGKTTLARKLYQDPLILDHFSYLAWTTISQDYNMRSILLSLLHCITGSDYEHEGDGELKNILYRSLCGRRYMIVLDDIWSTTFWDEIRMYFPNYNNGSRIVIATRESDVAKYADSEIQHHHQVQLLSESQSWDLLSQIVFGKEDWPHELQGIGKKISSDCGGLPLAINVIGGLLSKVERLKDVWENIGNDVRAAIAESDKQFLNILSLSYNHLPIHLKPCFLYMAAFPEDYEIDHLRLICMLVAEGFVKSNGDKSLEEEAEDYLKSLVERNLVSIITSYSWYGKVETYNMHDLLRDLCIRKADDEKFLHVKNSTFSNQVRRVSIHTSYGMEDDEYASSSEMSLVRSFLLLIELDRNVLPMVFTLRLLRVLDLLEMRKIEFPEEILQLVNLRYLGIDCKSLPRSGISRLCNLQTLIAWLRDGSCPAELWEMSELRHLIMLGAYLRIEDDYMKKIVQKKLQTIQTVMLSRSVIRRGFLDSIPNIKSLEIWYKVEGSSGMSDVVDLSHLHKLQTFTWRSSVFRKYYLHVPKFPSTLRKLNLDRCVITPAATTALCALPNLEVLKIEYCTFKSNETEEEVEEEEEANEEWEIAEGDEFNSLQFLLLVGLKLVRWRADETNFPRLRHLFIRGCRKLEEIPARIGEIPTLQLIHLERCSGSAVASARQIQDEQQSEYENYQLQLRIFL; encoded by the coding sequence ATGGCTTACAATCTTCAATCACTCATCACCATCCTCGAAGGGATTCTGGATCCCGAACAAACACGCTGGAATCTTGGACGTGAGAAACCACAACTCCAATCCCTCCTCGAAAAAGCTTCTTACCTGCAGCAGCAGATTCTCGAAAAAACTCCACTACTCTCCAAAATACCAAGCTTGGAGTGCCAAATCAGAGACGTAGCAAATGAAGCAGAAGACATCGTTGAATCTCACATGGTTAGACGAATTTTCTCGATGCATGAATCTTACATGCTTGAACAACTGTTTTCGAtgccagaagaagaagaagaagaagacacgACACCAGATGTGCTGCTTGTGACACAAAAACTTGATTCTGTGATCGAACAAGTCGTGAAGCTCGTGGAGGTGGAGACAAACAAGAAGCCGACTGGCAGCTCAGTGAGTGGTGCTTCTTTCTCGAGCGTCGTGGTGGGAGTTGATGAAGATCTGATGCAGCTGAAGGATCGGCTGATCGGGATGCAGAGCAAGTTGGAGATCCTGCCCATCGTGGGTATGGGTGGTATAGGTAAAACCACTCTTGCTCGAAAACTTTATCAAGATCCACTCATTCTTGACCACTTTAGCTATCTTGCTTGGACCACAATTTCACAAGATTACAATATGCGCTCAATTCTATTAAGCCTTCTTCATTGCATAACTGGATCAGACTATGAACATGAGGGAGATGGTGAGTTAAAAAATATCTTGTATAGGAGCTTGTGTGGTAGAAGATACATGATTGTATTAGATGATATTTGGAGCACCACATTCTGGGATGAGATAAGGATGTACTTCCCGAACTACAATAACGGGAGTCGGATTGTGATCGCCACTAGGGAATCGGATGTCGCCAAATATGCAGACTCGGAGATTCAGCACCATCATCAGGTGCAGTTGCTGAGCGAGTCTCAAAGTTGGGATCTTCTTAGCCAAATTGTGTTTGGAAAAGAGGATTGGCCTCATGAGTTACAAGGGATAGGGAAGAAGATTTCGAGTGATTGCGGTGGGCTTCCTCTGGCTATCAATGTGATTGGAGGGCTGTTGTCAAAGGTGGAAAGATTGAAAGATGTTTGGGAGAATATTGGGAACGACGTAAGAGCTGCAATTGCTGAATCGGACAAGCAGTTCTTGAATATACTATCCTTAAGTTATAACCATTTGCCGATTCACTTGAAACCATGTTTCCTCTATATGGCAGCATTCCCCGAAGATTATGAGATTGACCACTTGAGACTCATATGCATGTTGGTAGCAGAAGGATTTGTGAAATCGAATGGAGATAAAAGTTTGGAGGAAGAGGCAGAGGATTATTTAAAGTCACTTGTAGAAAGGAATCTAGTTTCGATTATTACAAGTTATAGTTGGTATGGAAAAGTAGAGACCTACAACATGCATGATCTTTTGAGAGATTTATGCATTAGGAAAGCTGATGATGAGAAGTTTCTACATGTCAAGAATTCCACATTCTCTAACCAGGTGCGTCGTGTGAGTATTCACACATCATATGGAATGGAAGATGATGAGTATGCTTCTTCATCAGAGATGTCACTTGTTCGATCATTTCTACTCTTGATCGAGTTGGATAGGAATGTACTTCCCATGGTTTTCACATTAAGATTGCTTAGGGTGTTGGATTTATTGGAAATGCGTAAGATTGAGTTCCCGGAAGAAATATTACAACTTGTGAACTTACGCTACTTAGGTATCGATTGCAAGTCATTGCCAAGAAGTGGAATATCAAGATTGTGTAATTTGCAAACGTTGATTGCTTGGCTACGCGATGGCTCTTGTCCAGCTGAGTTGTGGGAGATGTCTGAGTTAAGACATCTCATCATGTTGGGTGCATATCTCAGGATAGAAGATGATTACATGAAAAAAATTGTTCAGAAGAAGCTGCAGACGATACAGACTGTGATGCTCAGTCGGTCAGTGATTAGAAGGGGTTTCTTGGATAGCATTCCAAATATAAAAAGCTTGGAAATCTGGTATAAGGTTGAAGGCTCATCAGGGATGAGTGACGTAGTTGATCTGAGTCATCTTCACAAACTCCAAACATTTACCTGGAGAAGTTCAGTGTTCAGGAAATATTATCTGCACGTACCCAAATTTCCATCTACTCTTAGAAAATTAAACCTGGATCGTTGTGTAATAACTCCGGCAGCGACGACGGCTCTGTGTGCACTACCGAATCTGGAAGTGCTCAAAATAGAGTATTGTACCTTCAAAAGCAATGAGACAGAAGAagaagtagaagaagaagaagaagcaaatgAAGAATGGGAAATAGCAGAAGGAGATGAATTCAACTCATTGCAGTTTCTGCTACTCGTTGGTTTAAAACTGGTGCGTTGGAGAGCTGATGAAACCAACTTCCCTAGACTCCGCCATCTCTTTATACGAGGTTGTAGGAAGCTAGAGGAAATCCCCGCCCGCATTGGAGAAATCCCAACCCTCCAATTAATCCACTTAGAAAGGTGTAGCGGTTCAGCAGTGGCGTCAGCGAGACAGATTCAAGATGAGCAGCAATCTGAATACGAGAACTACCAACTCCAACTTCGTATCTTCCTATAA
- the LOC130998757 gene encoding putative late blight resistance protein homolog R1B-16 — translation MQSKLEILPIMGMGGIGKTTLARKLYQDPLILHHFSYLASTTISQDYNMRSILLSLIQCIIGKEECDKHNGKGDGELKDILYRSLCGRRYMIVLDDIWSTTFWDEIRRYFPDNNKGSRIVITTRESDVAKHADSKSLHHKVQLLSESQSWDLLSQIVFGEEDWPHELQGIGKKISSDCGGLPLAINVIGGLLSKVERLKDVWEDIGNDVRAAIAEWDEQFLNILSLSYNHLPLHLKPCFLYMAAFPEDYEIDPLRLIWKWVAEGFVKSNGDKSLEEEAEDYLKSLVERNLVSITSYDWYGKAKRYNMHDLLRDLCIRKADDEKFLHVKNSTFSNQLHRVSIHTSYGMEDDEYASSSKMSLVRSFLLLIESDRNVLPMVFTLRLLRVLDLLEMNRYEIEFPEEILQLVNLRYLSTNCKSLPRSGIS, via the coding sequence ATGCAGAGCAAGCTGGAGATCCTGCCCATCATGGGTATGGGTGGTATAGGTAAAACCACTCTTGCTCGAAAACTTTATCAAGATCCACTCATTCTTCACCACTTTAGCTATCTTGCTTCGACCACAATTTCACAAGATTACAATATGAGGTCAATTCTATTAAGCCTTATTCAGTGCATAATTGGAAAAGAAGAATGTGACAAACATAATGGAAAGGGAGATGGTGAGTTAAAAGATATCTTGTATAGGAGCTTGTGTGGTAGAAGATACATGATTGTATTAGATGATATTTGGAGCACCACATTCTGGGATGAGATAAGGAGGTACTTCCCGGACAACAATAAGGGGAGTCGGATTGTGATCACCACTAGGGAATCGGATGTCGCCAAACATGCAGACTCCAAGAGTCTGCATCATAAGGTGCAGTTGCTGAGCGAGTCTCAAAGTTGGGATCTTCTTAGCCAAATTGTGTTTGGAGAAGAGGATTGGCCTCATGAGTTACAAGGGATAGGAAAGAAGATTTCAAGTGATTGCGGTGGGCTTCCTCTGGCTATCAATGTGATTGGAGGGCTGTTGTCAAAGGTGGAAAGATTGAAAGATGTTTGGGAGGATATTGGGAACGACGTAAGAGCTGCAATTGCTGAATGGGACGAGCAGTTCTTGAATATACTATCCTTAAGTTATAACCATTTGCCGCTTCACTTGAAACCATGTTTCCTCTATATGGCAGCATTCCCCGAAGATTATGAGATTGACCCCTTGAGACTCATATGGAAGTGGGTAGCAGAAGGATTTGTGAAATCGAACGGAGATAAAAGTTTGGAGGAAGAGGCAGAGGATTATTTAAAGTCACTTGTAGAAAGGAATCTAGTTTCGATTACAAGTTATGATTGGTATGGAAAAGCAAAGAGGTACAACATGCATGATCTTTTGAGAGATTTATGCATTAGGAAAGCTGATGATGAGAAGTTTCTACATGTCAAGAATTCCACATTCTCTAACCAGCTGCATCGTGTGAGTATTCACACATCATATGGAATGGAAGATGATGAGTATGCTTCTTCATCAAAGATGTCACTTGTTCGATCATTTCTACTCTTGATCGAGTCCGATAGGAATGTACTTCCCATGGTTTTCACATTAAGATTGCTTAGGGTGTTGGATTTATTGGAAATGAATAGGTATGAGATTGAGTTCCCGGAAGAAATATTACAACTTGTGAACTTACGCTACTTATCTACCAATTGCAAGTCATTGCCAAGAAGTGGAATATCATGA
- the LOC130999359 gene encoding uncharacterized protein LOC130999359 isoform X4 has protein sequence MKAPLATQKELNQRINAVGSVRHNRKDQRMKALVNGSDLTEAPPKKKKRGIRIDPYDTSNKRLDDSISDQGNNQGKVDETESSGSQMSKNAQFRAICPSSSILSFVEDNAFRNKLEFFAAAKISSSFPPPDLPEIAFAGRSNVGKSSLLNALTRQWGVVRTSDKPGLTQSINFFKLGPKLCMVDLPGYGFAYAKEEVKEAWEELVKEYVMTRVGLKRVCLLIDTKWGMKPRDFELIDLMERYETKYQIVLTKTDLVFPIDVARRAMQIEENLKAKKSAVQPLMMISSKTGAGIRSLRTVLANIARFVPR, from the exons AT GAAAGCTCCTTTGGCCACACAAAAGGAGTTGAATCAGAGAATAAATGCAGTTGGTTCTGTCCGTCACAATAGAAAGGATCAGAGAATGAAGGCCTTGGTTAATGGTTCAGATTTAACAGAGGCACCACCTAAGAAGAAAAAACGAGGTATCCGGATAGATCCTTATGATACATCAAACAAGAGATTGGATGATAGCATATCTGATCAAG GTAATAATCAGGGGAAGGTGGATGAGACAGAAAGCAGTGGTTCTCAAATGTCAAAGAATGCGCAATTTCGTGCTATATGTCCTAGCTCCTCCATCCTTTCCTTTGTAGAAGACAAT GCATTTAGAAACAAATTAGAATTCTTTGCTGCTGCAAAGATTTCCTCATCATTTCCCCCTCCTGATCTTCCTGAGATTGCATTTGCAG GCCGGTCAAATGTGGGAAAGTCATCATTGCTCAATGCACTAACGAGGCAATGGGGTGTTGTACGGACGTCAGACAAGCCGGGCCTCACACAG agtatcaatttttttaagctTGGACCGAAGCTATGTATGGTGGATTTGCCTGGATATGGTTTTGCTTATGCCAAAGAAGAGGTGAAAGAAGCATGGGAGGAACTT GTAAAAGAGTATGTCATGACACGTGTTGGTCTAAAGCGGGTATGCCTTCTTATAGACACAAAATGGGGTATGAAGCCAAGGGATTTTGAACTTATTGATCTGATGGAAAG GTATGAGACAAAGTATCAAATTGTTTTAACAAAAACTGATTTGGTCTTTCCAATTGATGTGGCGCGACGAGCAATGCAAATTGAAGAG AACCTCAAAGCAAAGAAATCTGCAGTTCAGCCTTTG ATGATGATAAGCTCGAAAACTGGGGCTGGTATCCGAAGTTTAAGGACAGTACTAGCTAATATTGCCCGGTTTGTCCCACGCTAG
- the LOC130999359 gene encoding uncharacterized protein LOC130999359 isoform X1, with protein MGRADKPKHVRDNGLGNVISKISDNRKAPLATQKELNQRINAVGSVRHNRKDQRMKALVNGSDLTEAPPKKKKRGIRIDPYDTSNKRLDDSISDQGNNQGKVDETESSGSQMSKNAQFRAICPSSSILSFVEDNLLGRRREIVFRRAGYDIELPAPLDNIPFSTTPERERIEVPAFRNKLEFFAAAKISSSFPPPDLPEIAFAGRSNVGKSSLLNALTRQWGVVRTSDKPGLTQSINFFKLGPKLCMVDLPGYGFAYAKEEVKEAWEELVKEYVMTRVGLKRVCLLIDTKWGMKPRDFELIDLMERYETKYQIVLTKTDLVFPIDVARRAMQIEENLKAKKSAVQPLMMISSKTGAGIRSLRTVLANIARFVPR; from the exons ATGGGGCGTGCTGATAAGCCAAAACATGTTAGAGACAATGGCTTAGGGAATGTAATATCAAAGATAAGTGATAACAGGAAAGCTCCTTTGGCCACACAAAAGGAGTTGAATCAGAGAATAAATGCAGTTGGTTCTGTCCGTCACAATAGAAAGGATCAGAGAATGAAGGCCTTGGTTAATGGTTCAGATTTAACAGAGGCACCACCTAAGAAGAAAAAACGAGGTATCCGGATAGATCCTTATGATACATCAAACAAGAGATTGGATGATAGCATATCTGATCAAG GTAATAATCAGGGGAAGGTGGATGAGACAGAAAGCAGTGGTTCTCAAATGTCAAAGAATGCGCAATTTCGTGCTATATGTCCTAGCTCCTCCATCCTTTCCTTTGTAGAAGACAAT TTATTAGGACGTAGACGTGAAATTGTATTTAGGAGAGCTGGCTACGACATTGAGCTTCCTGCTCCTTTAGACAACATACCCTTCTCAACGACTCCAGAAAGAGAACGGATCGAAGTACCA GCATTTAGAAACAAATTAGAATTCTTTGCTGCTGCAAAGATTTCCTCATCATTTCCCCCTCCTGATCTTCCTGAGATTGCATTTGCAG GCCGGTCAAATGTGGGAAAGTCATCATTGCTCAATGCACTAACGAGGCAATGGGGTGTTGTACGGACGTCAGACAAGCCGGGCCTCACACAG agtatcaatttttttaagctTGGACCGAAGCTATGTATGGTGGATTTGCCTGGATATGGTTTTGCTTATGCCAAAGAAGAGGTGAAAGAAGCATGGGAGGAACTT GTAAAAGAGTATGTCATGACACGTGTTGGTCTAAAGCGGGTATGCCTTCTTATAGACACAAAATGGGGTATGAAGCCAAGGGATTTTGAACTTATTGATCTGATGGAAAG GTATGAGACAAAGTATCAAATTGTTTTAACAAAAACTGATTTGGTCTTTCCAATTGATGTGGCGCGACGAGCAATGCAAATTGAAGAG AACCTCAAAGCAAAGAAATCTGCAGTTCAGCCTTTG ATGATGATAAGCTCGAAAACTGGGGCTGGTATCCGAAGTTTAAGGACAGTACTAGCTAATATTGCCCGGTTTGTCCCACGCTAG
- the LOC130999359 gene encoding uncharacterized protein LOC130999359 isoform X2, with product MKAPLATQKELNQRINAVGSVRHNRKDQRMKALVNGSDLTEAPPKKKKRGIRIDPYDTSNKRLDDSISDQGNNQGKVDETESSGSQMSKNAQFRAICPSSSILSFVEDNLLGRRREIVFRRAGYDIELPAPLDNIPFSTTPERERIEVPAFRNKLEFFAAAKISSSFPPPDLPEIAFAGRSNVGKSSLLNALTRQWGVVRTSDKPGLTQSINFFKLGPKLCMVDLPGYGFAYAKEEVKEAWEELVKEYVMTRVGLKRVCLLIDTKWGMKPRDFELIDLMERYETKYQIVLTKTDLVFPIDVARRAMQIEENLKAKKSAVQPLMMISSKTGAGIRSLRTVLANIARFVPR from the exons AT GAAAGCTCCTTTGGCCACACAAAAGGAGTTGAATCAGAGAATAAATGCAGTTGGTTCTGTCCGTCACAATAGAAAGGATCAGAGAATGAAGGCCTTGGTTAATGGTTCAGATTTAACAGAGGCACCACCTAAGAAGAAAAAACGAGGTATCCGGATAGATCCTTATGATACATCAAACAAGAGATTGGATGATAGCATATCTGATCAAG GTAATAATCAGGGGAAGGTGGATGAGACAGAAAGCAGTGGTTCTCAAATGTCAAAGAATGCGCAATTTCGTGCTATATGTCCTAGCTCCTCCATCCTTTCCTTTGTAGAAGACAAT TTATTAGGACGTAGACGTGAAATTGTATTTAGGAGAGCTGGCTACGACATTGAGCTTCCTGCTCCTTTAGACAACATACCCTTCTCAACGACTCCAGAAAGAGAACGGATCGAAGTACCA GCATTTAGAAACAAATTAGAATTCTTTGCTGCTGCAAAGATTTCCTCATCATTTCCCCCTCCTGATCTTCCTGAGATTGCATTTGCAG GCCGGTCAAATGTGGGAAAGTCATCATTGCTCAATGCACTAACGAGGCAATGGGGTGTTGTACGGACGTCAGACAAGCCGGGCCTCACACAG agtatcaatttttttaagctTGGACCGAAGCTATGTATGGTGGATTTGCCTGGATATGGTTTTGCTTATGCCAAAGAAGAGGTGAAAGAAGCATGGGAGGAACTT GTAAAAGAGTATGTCATGACACGTGTTGGTCTAAAGCGGGTATGCCTTCTTATAGACACAAAATGGGGTATGAAGCCAAGGGATTTTGAACTTATTGATCTGATGGAAAG GTATGAGACAAAGTATCAAATTGTTTTAACAAAAACTGATTTGGTCTTTCCAATTGATGTGGCGCGACGAGCAATGCAAATTGAAGAG AACCTCAAAGCAAAGAAATCTGCAGTTCAGCCTTTG ATGATGATAAGCTCGAAAACTGGGGCTGGTATCCGAAGTTTAAGGACAGTACTAGCTAATATTGCCCGGTTTGTCCCACGCTAG
- the LOC130999359 gene encoding uncharacterized protein LOC130999359 isoform X3 — translation MGRADKPKHVRDNGLGNVISKISDNRKAPLATQKELNQRINAVGSVRHNRKDQRMKALVNGSDLTEAPPKKKKRGIRIDPYDTSNKRLDDSISDQGNNQGKVDETESSGSQMSKNAQFRAICPSSSILSFVEDNAFRNKLEFFAAAKISSSFPPPDLPEIAFAGRSNVGKSSLLNALTRQWGVVRTSDKPGLTQSINFFKLGPKLCMVDLPGYGFAYAKEEVKEAWEELVKEYVMTRVGLKRVCLLIDTKWGMKPRDFELIDLMERYETKYQIVLTKTDLVFPIDVARRAMQIEENLKAKKSAVQPLMMISSKTGAGIRSLRTVLANIARFVPR, via the exons ATGGGGCGTGCTGATAAGCCAAAACATGTTAGAGACAATGGCTTAGGGAATGTAATATCAAAGATAAGTGATAACAGGAAAGCTCCTTTGGCCACACAAAAGGAGTTGAATCAGAGAATAAATGCAGTTGGTTCTGTCCGTCACAATAGAAAGGATCAGAGAATGAAGGCCTTGGTTAATGGTTCAGATTTAACAGAGGCACCACCTAAGAAGAAAAAACGAGGTATCCGGATAGATCCTTATGATACATCAAACAAGAGATTGGATGATAGCATATCTGATCAAG GTAATAATCAGGGGAAGGTGGATGAGACAGAAAGCAGTGGTTCTCAAATGTCAAAGAATGCGCAATTTCGTGCTATATGTCCTAGCTCCTCCATCCTTTCCTTTGTAGAAGACAAT GCATTTAGAAACAAATTAGAATTCTTTGCTGCTGCAAAGATTTCCTCATCATTTCCCCCTCCTGATCTTCCTGAGATTGCATTTGCAG GCCGGTCAAATGTGGGAAAGTCATCATTGCTCAATGCACTAACGAGGCAATGGGGTGTTGTACGGACGTCAGACAAGCCGGGCCTCACACAG agtatcaatttttttaagctTGGACCGAAGCTATGTATGGTGGATTTGCCTGGATATGGTTTTGCTTATGCCAAAGAAGAGGTGAAAGAAGCATGGGAGGAACTT GTAAAAGAGTATGTCATGACACGTGTTGGTCTAAAGCGGGTATGCCTTCTTATAGACACAAAATGGGGTATGAAGCCAAGGGATTTTGAACTTATTGATCTGATGGAAAG GTATGAGACAAAGTATCAAATTGTTTTAACAAAAACTGATTTGGTCTTTCCAATTGATGTGGCGCGACGAGCAATGCAAATTGAAGAG AACCTCAAAGCAAAGAAATCTGCAGTTCAGCCTTTG ATGATGATAAGCTCGAAAACTGGGGCTGGTATCCGAAGTTTAAGGACAGTACTAGCTAATATTGCCCGGTTTGTCCCACGCTAG
- the LOC130998758 gene encoding uncharacterized protein LOC130998758, whose amino-acid sequence MVLKESDGNSLEYDFFADIMDQSKDLVIGAIDLYMLALRIRNGPGANAIRGVGIPNTQRSWINATQVIVPCLVGSHYVVCRLDLHEGICELYDSLHYCLNEDTRAYRVQQLSGILKLLPRLLLFGEWFAYSPIRSPNFQNRMEFILRVAAPTLQFNQTDNVSCGVFCCMQVERLTADSPSIEWGHGHVTEYRWNIAARIFDLCKTPAVELEDSRVCPHLSN is encoded by the exons ATGGTCCTTAAGGAGAGTGATGGCAACTCCCTAGAGTATGATTTTTTTGCAGATATCATGGACCAGAGCAAAGATTTGGTGATAGGG GCTATTGATTTGTACATGTTGGCGTTGAGGATTAG AAACGGCCCTGGGGCCAATGCAATTCGAGGCGTAGGCATTCCGAATACTCAGAGATCATGGATCAATGCTACTCAG GTTATTGTCCCTTGTCTCGTCGGTTCACACTATGTTGTATGTCGATTAGATCTCCATGAGGGGATTTGCGAGTTATACGACTCGCTTCATTATTGTCTTAACGAGGATACTCGTGCATACCGAGTTCAACAACTCTCTGGAATACTTAAGCTGCTACCTCGTTTGTTGTTGTTTGGTGAATGGTTCGCTTATAGTCCGATTCGATCTCCCAATTTCCAAAATCGGATGGAATTTATTTTGAGGGTAGCTGCACCGACGCTGCAGTTTAATCAGACAGACAATGTTAGTTGCGGCGTATTCTGTTGCATGCAAGTAGAGCGGCTTACTGCCGACTCACCCTCCATTGAATGGGGTCATGGCCACGTCACCGAGTATAGGTGGAACATTGCTGCTAGGATATTTGATTTGTGCAAGACCCCAGCGGTAGAGCTAGAAGACTCACGAGTTTGTCCACATTTGTCCAATTGA
- the LOC130999355 gene encoding uncharacterized protein LOC130999355 has protein sequence MDSLPPPPRPRRCSEGSLIGVQFPSVRTRPYYFRRCKKVNPTSIESLFEELLMEILVRLSADDLYANVRLVCRRWYHLIHSKPFVYAHLNHTSHGLLLSHSSDYLVFITATTQGRIEVSNLGYVIRFRHVSSCNGLTVGLEFCGKYAAFIVNPATKCRFSLPPLPVGGESGFLGIAYAAASMEYKVVLTYIVDRIHKCAILTVGVDKTWRSVAIAKSIGILQTPLIIQGFMLWLLERTRIMTLNVESEVMREIHVPIFPPDYDKRRHSYCYLSTGRYLSLLIEYEHLLWQVWEMKPETGEWRKLSRNIDLRAHKCRIQQFALESQDDLQIVGWVKYPEVLVFVFRGIRRFCYYYNLGADEIHSIDVPVFGNFAEYAVHRNSLVWLS, from the exons ATGGATAGTCTTCCACCGCCACCGCGGCCCCGCCGGTGCAGTGAAGGCTCGCTGATTGGGGTTCAGTTTCCG AGTGTTCGAACTCGCCCTTACTATTTTAGGAGGTGTAAAAAGGTGAATCCGACAAGCATAGAGTCTCTGTTCGAGGAGCTGTTGATGGAAATCCTGGTACGTCTCTCAGCTGATGATCTTTACGCCAATGTAAGGCTGGTGTGTCGCAGATGGTACCATCTAATCCATTCCAAACCTTTCGTGTACGCGCACCTTAACCATACTAGTCATGGACTTCTTCTCTCACATTCCTCGGATTACCTAGTTTTTATAACTGCAACAACACAAGGCCGAATTGAAGTATCTAATTTAGGTTACGTAATCAGGTTCCGACATGTCTCTAGTTGTAATGGTTTGACTGTGGGGTTAGAGTTCTGTGGAAAGTATGCTGCGTTTATTGTGAATCCTGCTACAAAGTGTCGCTTCAGCCTCCCTCCATTGCCTGTTGGAGGAGAGTCTGGTTTCCTCGGGATAGCTTATGCTGCAGCTTCCATGGAGTATAAAGTGGTCCTAACATACATTGTTGATAGGATACATAAATGTGCTATATTAACTGTTGGAGTCGACAAGACTTGGAGAAGTGTCGCCATTGCTAAATCAATTGGCATCCTTCAGACTCCGTTAATCATTCAAGGATTTATGCTCTGGCTTTTAGAAAGGACTCGTATCATGACATTGAATGTGGAGAGTGAAGTTATGAGAGAGATTCATGTCCCCATTTTTCCTCCAGATTATGACAAGAGGAGGCACTCGTATTGTTATCTTTCAACAGGGAGGTATCTCTCTCTGTTGATTGAGTATGAACATTTGTTGTGGCAAGTTTGGGAGATGAAACCGGAAACTGGGGAATGGAGAAAGCTGTCGCGCAACATTGACCTGAGAGCTCATAAGTGTAGAATCCAACAGTTTGCTTTGGAGAGTCAGGATGACCTTCAGATAGTTGGTTGGGTTAAATATCCGGAGGTGTTGGTGTTTGTTTTCAGGGGGATTCGTCGCTTTTGCTATTACTACAATCTTGGTGCAGATGAAATCCACTCCATCGATGTACCTGTTTTTGGTAATTTCGCCGAGTATGCAGTGCATAGGAACAGCCTCGTGTGGTTAAGTTAA